Proteins from a genomic interval of Rosa chinensis cultivar Old Blush chromosome 2, RchiOBHm-V2, whole genome shotgun sequence:
- the LOC112187558 gene encoding 3-ketodihydrosphingosine reductase codes for MMRNLASSGSSRGIAAIVGVGPNLGRSIARKFAHEGYTVAILARDLDRLSKFADEIAREEKSQVFAIRIDCSESRSVREAFEGVLSLGFVEVLVYNAYQPVSWKPTKFTDIRIDSLEKSLAVSSVGAFHCAQQVLPGMVERGRGTILFTGCSASLKGIAGYSELCCGKFALRALSQCLSMEFQPYGVHIAHVIVDGVMGPPRGGSSSSSQRIAGVGVSDGSMDPDAVAQTYWHLHIQDRSAWTQEIDLRPSIPSRFC; via the exons ATGATGCGCAACCTGGCAAGCTCTGGTTCCAGTCGGGGCATCGCGGCCATTGTGGGCGTTGGACCGAATCTAGGCCGGTCCATCGCTCGGAAGTTCGCCCATGAAGGCTACACGGTGGCCATCCTTGCCCGTGATCTTGACAGACTGTCGAAATTTGCCGATGAGATTGCAAGGGAGGAGAAATCTCAAGTGTTTGCCATAAGAATCGACTGCTCCGAGTCTCGGAGCGTGAGGGAGGCCTTTGAGGGTGTTCTTTCCCTTGGTTTTGTGGAGGTACTGGTCTACAATGCTTACCAGCCGGTTTCTTGGAAACCCACAAAGTTCACCGACATTCGGATTGACTCCTTGGAGAAGTCCCTCGCCGTCTCTTCTGTCGGAGCCTTTCACTGTGCTCAACAG GTTCTTCCTGGTATGGTTGAAAGGGGAAGGGGTACGATTTTGTTCACCGGATGCTCAGCTTCACTTAAAGGCATTGCTGGCTACTCTGAACTAT GCTGTGGGAAATTTGCACTGAGAGCTCTATCACAATGTTTGTCCATGGAGTTCCAACCTTACGGTGTACACATTGCGCATGTTATTGTTGACGGGGTCATGGGACCGCCTAGGGGTGGCTCATCATCGAGTTCACAGAGAATTGCCGGAGTAGGAGTCAGCGATGGATCAATGGACCCAGACGCGGTGGCTCAAACCTATTGGCACTTGCACATTCAAGACCGGAGTGCTTGGACCCAAGAAATCGACCTCCGTCCTTCAATCCCTTCCAGATTTTGCTAG
- the LOC112185508 gene encoding uncharacterized protein LOC112185508, with the protein MEWTTVQHLDLRHVARGTKPLQPHAAAFHPHQALVAVAIGNYIVEMDALTGSKIASIDIGIPVIRMAYSPTSGHSVIAIHEDGTIRSCDFDAEQTCVLHSPEKKLDQITPDTEVHLALTPLQPVVFFGFHKRMSVTVVGTVEGGRAPTKIKTDLKKPIVNLACHPRHPVLYVAYADGLIRAYNIHTYAVHYTLQIDNTIKLIGAGAFGFHPTLEWIFVGDRRGTLLAWDVSTERPSMIGITQVGSQPISSVSWLPMLRLLVTVTRDGTLQVWKTRVIINPNRPPMQANFFEPAAIESLDIPRILSQQGGEAAYPLPRIKTLEVHSKLNLAALLFINMTGGDNVKNRAAYTREGRKQLFAVLQGARGSSASVLKEKLSSLGSSGILAEHQLQAQLQEHHMKGHSHLTISDIARKAFLHSHFMEGHAKSAPISRLPLITIVDSKHHLKDAPVCQPFHLELNFFSKENRVLHYPVRAFCIDGSNLMAYNLSSGADSIYKRLHTSVPANVEYHPKYLFYSKRRRIFLVVYEFSGATNEVVLYFENTDSQAANSKCSTVKGRDAAFIGPDENQFAILDDDKTGLALHILPGKATPEANEKNLLADENQSMNTDTAAPRGPMQFMFESEVDRIFSTPIESTLMFASHGDQIGLAKLVQGYRLSNAGGHYIATTNEGRKSIKLKLDEIVLQVHWQETLRGYVAGILTTQRVLIVSADLDILAGSSAKFDKGLPSFRSLLWVGPALLFSTTTAVSVLGWDGKVRTILSLSMPYAVLVGALNDRLLLATPTEINPRQKKGVEIKSCLVGLLEPLLIGFATMQERFEQKLDLPEILYQITSRFDSLRITPRSLDILARGSPVCGDLSVSLSQAGPQFTQVLRGVYAIKALRFSTALSVLKDEFLRSRDYPRCPPTSHLFHQFRQLGYACIKFGQFDSAKETFEVIADYESMLDLFICHLNPSAMRRLAQKLEEDGTDSELRRYCERILRVRSTGWTQGIFANFAAESMVPKGPEWGGGNWEIKTPTNMKAIPQWELAAEVMPYMRTDDGAIPSIIADHIGVYLGSIRGRGNIVEVREDSLVKAFKPAGGDNKPNGLQDSSVTSTSNMSKGVPGGGSLMGLETLTKQVASSTAADEQAKAEEEFKKSMYGAADGSSSDEEGTSKTKRLQIRIRDKPIASTTVDVDKIKEATKQFKLGEGLARPSRTKSLTGSQDLSQMLSQPPPASSGFPNARVGSAPGDLFGMDAPTQPATVSQQAPVPGVGMTAGPIPEDFFQNTIPSFQVAASLPPPGTYLSKMDQASQGAERNTETLNQVNAPKAHIDLPDGGVPPQATQQGVPLGSFGLPDGGVPPQAPSQATVQQTQVQLAQPPISTQPLDLSALGIPNSADNGKPTGQPPSPPSAVRPGQVPRGAAAPICFKTGVSHLEQNQLSDALSCFDEAFLALAKDHSRGADIKAQATICAQYKIAVTLLQEIGRLQRVHGPSAISAKDEMARLARHLGSLPLLAKHRINCIRTAIKRNMEVQNYAYSKQMLELLLSKAPPSKQDELRSLVDMCVQRGLSNKSIDPLEDPSQFCAATLSRLSTIGYDVCDLCGAKFSALATPGCIICGMGSIKRSDALTGPGPVPSPFG; encoded by the exons ATGGAGTGGACGACGGTGCAGCATCTCGATCTACGACACGTCGCGCGGGGCACCAAACCCCTCCAGCCTCATGCCGCCGCCTTTCATCCGCATCAGGCCCTCGTCGCCGTCGCCATCGGCAACTACATCGTCG AAATGGATGCGTTGACGGGAAGCAAGATTGCATCTATTGATATCGGTATACCTGTTATCCGCATGGCATATAGTCCCACGAGTGGCCATTCTGTCATAGCGATccatgag GATGGTACTATTCGATCCTGTGATTTTGATGCTGAACAAACTTGCGTGTTGCATTCACCTGAGAAGAAGTTGGATCAAATTACTCCTGATACAGAAGTCCATCTTGCTTTGACACCTCTCCAACCTGTAGTGTTTTTCGGGTTCCATAAAAGGATGAGTGTTACAG TTGTTGGGACTGTTGAAGGAGGAAGGGCACCAACAAAAATAAAGACAGATTTGAAAAAACCTATTGTGAATCTTGCATGCCACCCTCGCCATCCCGTCCTG taCGTTGCTTATGCAGATGGTTTGATTCGAGCATACAACATTCACACCTATGCAGTTCATTACACCTTACAGA TCGACAACACCATAAAGCTTATCGGTGCTGGAGCGTTTGGTTTTCACCCAACATTGGAGTGGATTTTTGTTGGTGATAGACGGGGTACACTTCTTGCATGGGATGTTTCTACTGAGAGACCTAGTATGATTGGAAT TACACAAGTGGGTTCCCAACCAATTTCTTCAGTTTCTTGGCTACCAATGTTGCGGTTACTTGTAACTGTAACCAGGGATGGAACTCTTCAAGTGTGGAAGACACGTGTTATAATTAATCCAAATAGACCTCCAATGCAAGCGAATTTCTTTGAACCAGCTG CAATTGAATCACTTGACATCCCTCGCATACTTTCTCAACAGGGTGGAGAAGCAGCTTACCCTTTACCGCGTATCAAAACATTAGAAGTTCACTCCAAACTGAATTTGGCAGCGCTTCTGTTCATA AATATGACAGGTGGAGACAATGTGAAAAATAGGGCCGCATACACTAGGGAAGGAAGGAAACAACTGTTTGCAGTTTTGCAAGGGGCAAGAGGATCCTCAG CGTCTGTTTTGAAAGAAAAGCTTTCATCTTTGGGGTCGTCTGGAATATTAGCTGAACATCAACTTCAAGCTCAACTACAAGAACATCATATGAAAGG GCACAGTCATCTTACAATATCAGACATTGCTCGGAAGGCTTTTCTCCACAGT CATTTCATGGAAGGTCATGCCAAAAGTGCCCCAATATCTCGGCTGCCTCTAATTACTATTGTAGATTCTAAGCATCATCTGAAGGATGCTCCTGTATGTCAG CCATTTCACCTGGAGCTAAATTTCTTCAGTAAAGAGAATCGGGTTCTTCATTATCCTGTCAGAGCCTTTTGTATAGATGGGTCAAACCTTATGGCATATAATCTGTCTTCTGGAGCCGATAGTATCTACAAGAGACTTCATACATCG GTTCCTGCAAATGTGGAATACCATCCAAAGTACCTGTTCTACAGTAAAAGACGGCGCATATTTCTTGTTGTCTATGAATTTAGTGGTGCTACAAATGAAGTTGTGCTTTATTTTGAAAATACTGATTCTCAGGCAGCAAACAGTAAATGCAGCACAGTAAAAG GTCGAGATGCAGCATTTATTGGTCCCGATGAGAATCAGTTTGCAATTCTTGATGATGATAAGACTGGACTGGCTTTACATATACTGCCTGGAAAGGCTACTCCAGAAGCTAATGAAAAAAATCTACTTGCTGATGAAAACCAATCTATGAATACTGATACTGCTGCCCCCCGAGGTCCAATGCAATTTATGTTTGAAAGTGAAGTGGATCGAATCTTTTCCACTCCAATAG AGTCAACTCTGATGTTTGCTTCTCATGGGGATCAGATTGGCTTGGCAAAGCTGGTTCAAGGATACCGCCTTTCTAATGCTGGTGGTCATTATATAGCAACAACAAATGAGGGGAGAAAgtcaatcaaattgaaacttGATGAAATTGTACTTCAG GTTCACTGGCAAGAAACTCTTAGGGGCTATGTTGCAGGAATATTAACTACACAAAGAGTTCTTATAGTTTCAGCAGATCTAGATATACTGGCAGGAAGTTCTGCAAAATTTGATAAAGGACTTCCTTCA TTTAGATCACTTTTATGGGTTGGGCCTGCACTTCTCTTTTCTACTACCACTGCAGTTAGTGTGCTTGGTTGGGATGGGAAAGTGAGGACTATACTCTCTCTCAGTATGCCTTATGCAG TTTTGGTTGGTGCGCTGAATGACCGGTTGTTGCTTGCTACCCCAACAGAAATAAATCCCAGACAAAAGAAGGGAGTTGAGATTAAGAGTTGTCTTGTTGGGCTCCTTGAACCTCTTCTTATTGGATTTGCCACAATGCAAGAAAGATTTGAGCAGAAGCTTGACCTGCCAGAGATATTGTATCAAATAACATCAAG GTTTGACAGCCTGCGTATCACTCCAAGGTCTCTTGATATTCTGGCCAGAGGCTCTCCTGTTTGTGGAGATCTTTCTGTCTCATTATCTCAAGCAGGACCACAGTTCACACAG GTATTGCGTGGTGTCTATGCTATCAAAGCTCTCCGCTTTTCTACTGCTTTATCTGTTTTAAAAGATGAATTTCTGCGCTCTAGAGATTATCCAAGGTGTCCTCCAACCTCTCATCTGTTCCACCAGTTCCGGCAGTTGGGCTATGCATGTATCAA GTTTGGTCAGTTTGATAGTGCAAAAGAGACCTTTGAAGTCATAGCAGATTATGAAAGTATGCTCGATCTGTTTATATGCCACCTTAACCCCAGTGCCATGCGGCGTCTTGCTCAAAAATTGGAAGAAGATGGCACTGATTCAGAACTGAGGAGATACTGTGAGAGGATCTTAAGAGTGCGCTCTACTGGATGGACTCAAGGCATTTTTGCTAACTTTGCTGCTGAGAGTATGGTTCCGAAGGGTCCTGAATGGGGTGGTGGGAACTGGGAAATCAAAACCCCAACTAATATGAAGGCAATACCTCAATGGGAACTGGCTGCCGAGGTGATGCCATACATGAGGACTGATGACGGTGCCATTCCATCCATTATTGCTGATCATATTGGTGTTTACTTGGGTTCCATCAGAGGACGAGGCAACATTGTAGAAGTAAGGGAAGATAGCTTGGTCAAAGCTTTCAAACCCGCAGGTGGTGATAATAAGCCAAATGGTCTTCAAGACTCTTCAGTGACATCTACATCTAATATGTCCAAGGGAGTGCCTGGTGGTGGTTCATTGATGGGTCTTGAAACACTCACCAAACAAGTAGCCAGTTCCACCGCGGCAGATGAACAGGCTAAAGCTGAAGAAGAATTTAAGAAATCTATGTATGGTGCAGCTGATGGTAGCAGCAGTGATGAGGAGGGAACTTCAAAAACTAAAAGGTTACAGATTCGGATAAGAGACAAGCCAATTGCGTCTACCACAGTAGATGTTGATAAGATCAAAGAAGCCACGAAGCAATTCAAACTTGGTGAGGGGTTGGCTCGCCCCAGCAGAACCAAGTCATTGACTGGATCCCAGGACTTAAGCCAGATGTTATCCCAACCGCCTCCAGCCAGTAGTGGTTTTCCAAATGCTCGTGTAGGTTCTGCCCCTGGTGATCTGTTTGGTATGGATGCACCAACACAACCTGCAACTGTATCACAGCAAGCTCCTGTACCAGGTGTGGGAATGACAGCTGGACCAATTCCAGAGGACTTTTTCCAAAATACCATACCGTCCTTCCAGGTTGCAGCCTCACTGCCCCCTCCTGgaacctatctttcaaagaTGGATCAAGCCTCTCAGGGGGCTGAAAGAAATACGGAAACACTTAACCAGGTCAATGCACCCAAAGCCCATATAGATCTTCCTGATGGTGGTGTTCCCCCTCAAGCTACTCAACAGGGTGTTCCACTGGGGTCCTTTGGACTTCCTGATGGTGGGGTTCCACCACAAGCCCCAAGCCAGGCTACTGTTCAACAGACTCAGGTTCAGTTAGCTCAACCTCCAATATCCACTCAGCCTCTTGATCTAAGTGCCCTTGGCATTCCGAATTCTGCCGATAATGGAAAACCTACTGGGCAGCCTccttcaccaccgtctgctgtgCGTCCTGGACAG GTTCCCCGTGGAGCAGCCGCTCCTATATGCTTTAAGACTGGCGTATCCCACCTTGAGCAGAATCAACTTTCGGACGCATTATCCTGCTTCGATGAAGCTTTTCTTGCACTAGCGAAGGACCACTCTCGCGGAGCTGATATCAAAGCACAAGCGACCATCTGTGCTCAATATAAGATAGCAGTCACTCTTCTCCAG GAAATTGGCCGGCTTCAGAGAGTCCATGGCCCTAGTGCAATTAGTGCAAAAGATGAGATGGCAAGACTAGCACGCCACCTGGGTTCTTTGCCTCTTCTGGCAAAGCACAGGATAAATTGTATTCGAACTGCCATTAAGAGGAATATGGAAGTGCAAAATTATGCTTATTCAAAACAGATGCTTGAACTCCTGCTGTCCAAAGCACCTCCAAGTAAGCAGGATGAGCTAAGGAGCTTGGTTGACATGTGTGTTCAAAGGGGTCTGTCCAACAAGTCCATTGATCCTCTTGAAGACCCTTCCCAGTTCTGTGCGGCCACACTTAGCCGTCTGTCAACCATTGGATACGATGTTTGTGACCTTTGTGGGGCTAAATTTTCGGCTCTCGCAACGCCTGGTTGCATTATATGCGGTATGGGAAGCATCAAAAGATCAGATGCACTTACAGGGCCGGGGCCTGTTCCTTCGCCGTTCGGTTGA